Proteins encoded in a region of the Prunus persica cultivar Lovell chromosome G4, Prunus_persica_NCBIv2, whole genome shotgun sequence genome:
- the LOC18780200 gene encoding uncharacterized protein LOC18780200 yields the protein MSILWEKSGTWRWIVNKTRDSKPFFLAFATVCGVVPGVIGYFVMQTTNSRNEQLEAELRRNARPESIRMGQVNKERLAEFLGELQRKENTNDRYVAALKGETLTRNPYVRIQPIPKPSNTEADKEQK from the exons ATGTCGATACTGTGGGAGAAGAGCGGGACATGGCGGTGGATAGTGAACAAGACCCGTGACTCGAAGCCCTTCTTCTTGGCCTTCGCTACCGTATGCGGCGTCGTTCCGGGTGTCATTGGCTACTTCGTTATGCAGACCACCAACTCCCGAAATGAACAGCTCGAGGCCGAACTCCGCCGCAACGCCCGACCCGAATCCATC AGGAtggggcaagtaaataaagaaagattGGCTGAATTCCTTGGTGAGTTGCAGCggaaagaaaatacaaatgaTCGCTATGTTGCTGCACTGAAAGGAGAGACATTGACTAGGAATCCATATGTGAGAATTCAACCGATTCCGAAGCCAAGCAACACCGAAGCTGACAAGGAACAGAAGTAG